CAAAAGAAACCCCGCATCTGGCGATGGGGGGCGACAGTGAACCCTGTTAGGGCAAGGGGTGCAAGCGCGATCGGCCGGGGGGAGGCGGCGGGCGGCAGGGCGATCGTCCAGACGTCAGGCGGGATTCTGGTAAATTGATCGATTAACGATCGTCTATAGAGATGAAATTCGCTTTGATATCAGTATCTTAGAGTGTGTCGCTCGGCCCTCACTCAATACTTCAGGGGTGGAGGTCTAAAGGCTTGAAATTGCAGAGGTTGTGTCGTGGATATTTCTATATGTAGTGGCATCACCTGAGGTGGGTATACCAGATGTTGGGGCTCAGGTGGTTGACACGCCGATCACGCTTGATAGAGTCCCGCCTCGCATCCAGCTGGCAGCCCGACCCGGCTGGCGAGGCGTCCGGACGCGACGTGTCGCTCGCATTGGGGCGGCCTGGTGGACAGTAAGGATGCTGTAGTTATGTTCAGATTTGTGGGGGATTTATGCCCTCTTTATCCATGGAGACGGAAGTATGACAACGTCGATCGAGCCGAACGTGAGCGAAACCCCGGCCACCAAGAAAAAATCAGCGAAGAAGGTCCGGGAGTTCAAACCCTCGGGTAAGGGGCTGAGCTTTAAGCGGGTGTTCACCACCGAGGGCGTGCATCCCTACGATGAAGTTGAGTGGGAGCAGCGCACTGCGTCGATCGGCAGTGAGACCGGCAAGCTGGTGTTTGAGCAGCGCGATGTTGAGGTGCCGACCTCCTGGTCGCAGATGGCGACCAACGTGGTGGTGTCCAAGTACTTCCGTGGGCAGCTGGGCTCCAAGGAGCGGGAGACGAGCATTCGTCAGCTCATCGATCGGGTGGCCAACACCATCACCGACTGGGGCATCAAAGACGGCTACTTTGCCAGCCCGGAAGACGCCGAGGTGTTCCGTCACGAGCTTACTTACCTGGTGCTCCATCAGAAGATGGCGTTCAACAGCCCGGTCTGGTTCAACGTGGGCGTGGAGGAGCGTCCGCAGGCCTCGGCCTGCTTCATCAACTCGGTCAGCGACACCATGGAGTCGATCCTGGAGTTGGCCAAGACCGAAGGCATGCTCTTTAAGTGGGGCAGCGGTACCGGGAGCAACCTCTCGACGATTCGCTCCAGCCGGGAGCAGCTTCGGGGCGGCGGGACCGCCAGCGGTCCGGTCAGTTTCATGAAGGGCTACGACGCGTTTGCCGGAGTGATTAAGTCCGGCGGCAAGACGCGTCGGGCGGCCAAGATGGTGATGCTCGACATCGATCACCCCGATATCGAGGAGTTCGTCCACAGCAAGGCCGATGAAGAGAAGAAGGCCTGGGCCCTGATCGAGGCCGGCTATGACGGCGGGTTCAATGTGGTGGGCGGCGCCTACGACTCGATCTTCTTCCAGAACGCCAACCACTCGGTGCGCGTTAGCGACGCGTTCATGAAGGCCGTGGAAGAAGGGGGAACCTGGCAGACCCGCGCGGTGGTCGACGGTCGGGTGGTCGATGAGTATGAGGCCCGCAAGCTGATGGCGGATATCGCCGAGGCGGCCTGGATCTGCGGCGACCCGGGGATGCAGTACGACACCACCATCAACGACTGGCATACCTGCTCGAACACCGACCGCATCTACGGCTCGAACCCCTGCTCGGAGTACATGTTCCTCAACGACTCCGCCTGCAACCTGGCCAGCCTCAACCTGATGACCTATCGCGACAGCGATGGCGAGTTTGATGTGGCGAGCTTCCAGGCGGCGGTGGCGCTGACGATCACCGCGCAGGAGATCCTGGTCGATAACGCGGGCTACCCGACGCCGGCCATCGAGAAGAACAGCCACGCCTTCCGTCCGCTGGGACTGGGTTACGCCAACCTCGGCGCGTTGCTGATGGCCCGCGGGCTGCCCTACGATTCGACGGAGGGGCGCGCCTATGCCGGCGCGATCACCGCGCTGATGTGTGGGGAGGCCTATGCCCAGTCGGCGAAGGTCGCCGCAACAACCGGGCCCTTTGTCGAGTACCCGCTCAACGAAGAGCCGATGCTCGGGGTGATCGCCAAGCACCGCGCCGCCGTGGAGAATATCAGCGACGAGTGGGCGGAGATGGCCGACACCGCGCTGCTCAAGGCCGCGCGTCAGAGCTGGGACCGGGCCCTGGAAGCGGGCAAGGATCATGGCTACCGCAACAGCCAGGTCACGGTGCTGGCGCCGACCGGAACCATCGGTTTTATGATGGATTGCGATACCACCGGGATTGAGCCGGATATTGCGCTGATCAAGTACAAGAAGCTGGTGGGCGGCGGGTACTTCAAGATCGTCAACCAGACGGTGCCCGAGGCGCTGATTCAGCTGGGCTATGAGGCGCGCGAGCGTCAGGCGATCATCGATTACCTGATGGAGCACGACACCATTGAGGGTGCTCCGGCTCTTAAAGAGGAGCACCTCCCGGTCTTTGACTGTGCCTTTACCCCGGCCAACGGCACCCGCTCCATCGCGCCGATGGGCCATGTGCGCATGATGGCTGCGGCGCAGCCCTTCCTCTCGGGGGCGATTTCCAAGACGGTGAACATGCCGCATGAGGCCACCGCCGAAGACATCGCCGATTGCTACCTGGAGGCCTGGAAGCTCGGGTTGAAGGCGATCGCGATTTACCGCGACGGTTGCAAGCGCACTCAGCCGCTGTCGACCAGCCTGGATAAGAAGGCCGAGAAGGTTGAGGTGTCCCAGCCGGCACCGCTGGCGGCCGCGCAGCCGGTCTGGGGCTCCACCGAGAGCCGCCGTCGTCTGCCCGATGAGCGTCCTTCGATCACCCATAAGTTCTCGATCGCCGGTCATGAGGGCTACATCACCGTGGGGATGTACGAGAATGGTCAGCCCGGCGAGCTCTTCATTGTGATGAGCAAAGAGGGCTCGGTGGTCAGCGGGTTGATGGACAGCTTCGCGACCTCGATCTCGCTGGGGCTGCAGTACGGCGTGCCGCTTCAGGTGATGGTCGACAAGTTCAGCCACACCCGCTTTGAGCCCAGCGGTATCACCACCAACCCGAAGATCCGTTTTGCGAAGTCGGTCACCGACTACATCTTCCGCTGGCTGGCCGATAAGTTCTTGCAGGAAGAAGAGCGCGATCTCTACCTGACCAAGAACACCACCGAGGCCTGGCGTCCCGGTGAGCCGCAGGTCAACGTGGCGGCAGCCCCGGCCGACGAGGAGCCCGAGGAAGAGGTCTCGGCCGCAGCGGAGAGCAGCGACGTTGAGGAGAGCGAAGGATTTGCCTCGGCGCGTGACGGCCAGGTGCTCTTTGATGCGACGGCCGGCAACACAGGGACGAGCGTGTACACCCTGCAGGCCGATGCGCCGCCCTGCTCGGAGTGTGGCAGCATTATGGTGCGCTCCGGCGCCTGCTATAAGTGCCAGAACTGCGGCTCGACCAGTGGTTGCAGCTAAGCGCTCTAAGGAGTGACGCGCCTCCCCGGTGAAGGGAGACGCAGAGAGGATTGAGCCGCCCCGGGTGTTCCCGGGGCGGCTCAATGCGTTTGGTAAGTCCGCCCGGCGTTGGTAGGCTGCGCACGTATGAGGACACGGTCA
This region of Lujinxingia litoralis genomic DNA includes:
- a CDS encoding vitamin B12-dependent ribonucleotide reductase, giving the protein MTTSIEPNVSETPATKKKSAKKVREFKPSGKGLSFKRVFTTEGVHPYDEVEWEQRTASIGSETGKLVFEQRDVEVPTSWSQMATNVVVSKYFRGQLGSKERETSIRQLIDRVANTITDWGIKDGYFASPEDAEVFRHELTYLVLHQKMAFNSPVWFNVGVEERPQASACFINSVSDTMESILELAKTEGMLFKWGSGTGSNLSTIRSSREQLRGGGTASGPVSFMKGYDAFAGVIKSGGKTRRAAKMVMLDIDHPDIEEFVHSKADEEKKAWALIEAGYDGGFNVVGGAYDSIFFQNANHSVRVSDAFMKAVEEGGTWQTRAVVDGRVVDEYEARKLMADIAEAAWICGDPGMQYDTTINDWHTCSNTDRIYGSNPCSEYMFLNDSACNLASLNLMTYRDSDGEFDVASFQAAVALTITAQEILVDNAGYPTPAIEKNSHAFRPLGLGYANLGALLMARGLPYDSTEGRAYAGAITALMCGEAYAQSAKVAATTGPFVEYPLNEEPMLGVIAKHRAAVENISDEWAEMADTALLKAARQSWDRALEAGKDHGYRNSQVTVLAPTGTIGFMMDCDTTGIEPDIALIKYKKLVGGGYFKIVNQTVPEALIQLGYEARERQAIIDYLMEHDTIEGAPALKEEHLPVFDCAFTPANGTRSIAPMGHVRMMAAAQPFLSGAISKTVNMPHEATAEDIADCYLEAWKLGLKAIAIYRDGCKRTQPLSTSLDKKAEKVEVSQPAPLAAAQPVWGSTESRRRLPDERPSITHKFSIAGHEGYITVGMYENGQPGELFIVMSKEGSVVSGLMDSFATSISLGLQYGVPLQVMVDKFSHTRFEPSGITTNPKIRFAKSVTDYIFRWLADKFLQEEERDLYLTKNTTEAWRPGEPQVNVAAAPADEEPEEEVSAAAESSDVEESEGFASARDGQVLFDATAGNTGTSVYTLQADAPPCSECGSIMVRSGACYKCQNCGSTSGCS